DNA from Sporomusaceae bacterium FL31:
AATTGGCGGCAAATTTGATTTAGGCCATGGGTTAATTAATGCGATCGCCTTACCTTATGTACTGAGGTATAATTCTAGCAGTCCACTGGTTCATGAAAAACTGTCCGGCTTGGCCCGGGTTATTGGAGCCAATAGCTTTATTGCAGCCATTCAAAAAATGAATGTTCTACTACATATCCCTCGATCATTTGCTCAAACAGGTATACCTAAAGAACAATTTTTTAGCGATTTTGATGAATTGGTCGAAAATTCGCTGAAGGGTTCGACTAGAGCCAATCCGGTAGCAGTCAGTGCTGAAGATATGGCTATATTATTAACCAGTATGTATGAAGGCAGTGAATTCAGTGACTAAAACGTGTTTGGTAACAGGGGGTGCCCAAGGGATTGGTGCGGCAATAGCCAGGGCATTTGCCAGCCGGGGCTATGATATTATTATCATCGATATTGATCAGCAGGCTTGCCAGGAAACTAGCGAGGCTATTGGTGCCGCAGGAGGACGCGCTGGTTATTATGTAATTGATATAAAAAACGAGCAGTCGGTTGCCGGCGTAATGGCTGATCTTGCCAAGCAAGCTATCACAATCGACATATTGATCAATAATGCTGGAATTTCACAGGCAACTCCACTGGAGGCGCCCATGCAGGAATGGGATAAGGTCATGAATACAAACCTGCGCGGAGCTTACTTGATGGTCAAGTATGGGCTAGACTTGCTTAAAGCAGGCAGCAGTATTATCAATATCGCTTCGACTCGTGCGATCATGTCAGAAGCTGATTGGCATGCTTATGCTGCAGCGAAGGGCGGGCTTGTTGCACTGACACATTCGCTAGCAATCAGCTTAGGGGAAAGCGGAATTCGGGTCAATGCAATTAGTCCTGGCTGGATTGAAGTTTCAGAGTGGCAGAAAAGCAGTAACCGTCATGCAGCTGACTTACGTCCTTGTGATATGAAACAGCATCCTGTAGGGCGAGTGGGTAAACCGGAAGATATCGCGGCAGCTTGTCTATTTTTAGCGTCAGAAGAAGCTGGGTTTATTACGGGTACTAATTTGGTTGTCGATGGCGGCATGACTGTCAAAATGATTTATGAAAAATAACTTGCAGTTTCGTTTGCGGCTGTGGGATGACAATGATTTCTAAGCTGCGTTATTTAAAGTTTACTTACTAGCAGTTTGCTCATTCTAGGCTTACGATATCCAATGACTAACCGCTATTTTAGTAAGCGATAAGGAATGAGGATTTTATGATTGTACTTGACGTATTAGGAATAGTCGGAACCATTGCTTTTGCACTGGCAGGAGCTTTGACCGGCATTCAAAAGAAATTGGATGTTTTTGGTGTTCTTATGTTAGCGATTACTACAGCAGCCGGGGGCGGAATATTAAGAGATCTTTTGATTGGCAATACGCCGCCAGTTGCGTTTCGTGATCCCACGTTTGTCATGATCAGCATTGTTTCAGCGATTGCAGCTTGTCTCGTATACCGCCAAATTACTCGATTTAATCATGTTATTCAATTTTGTGATGCCATTGGGCTTGGCGCATTTACAGCCGCAGGAGCCAATATGGCTATTCAGTATGATATCAATACTCCGTTCATCATGATCGTTCTTGGAGTTACTACTGGCGTAGGCGGCGGGGTAATTAGAGATCTTTTTGTGCAGGAAATTCCGTTTGTTTTTCGAAAAGAGATTTATGCTGTAGCCTCCATTGTTGGTGCTGCCTGTCTTTATTATACACAGTCCATCTTGCCTGATACTGCCCCGGCTTATTTATGCTTTATTGTAACCTCTGTGATTCGAATATTAAGTATTGTTTATGACATCCATCTGCCTGTCCTCTAATCAGACTATGCCAAGGAATTACTAAAAAGTAAGCATAGGAGTCGGCCCGGGCTGAGTGACTCTTATGCTTACTTTTCGTGATTCTCTTTAGTCTGACAAATGACGAGCCCAACGAATGATACCACAGGCCAGGCGTTTGCCAGAGTTACCAGAAGGCTGAGTGCGATAGTCGTCAGGATTTTCATGAATGATGACTGTTTTGTCAATAATATCAGCTACTTGGAATTTATCGGTAAAAAAGGTCATTGTGGCCCGGCCATGGTTTGAGAATAAGACTGGAAAATCACCGGCATGATTGCCGTGAGGTTGATTGGTTGGATTCCAGTGACTGCCGGCAGCAGTGAACGGATCTTCCGGATCACCAACTTCACAGCTGCAATTTTCGTGCAGATGAAAGCCGTGAGGTCCTACTGGCTGCCGGTTGCCTTGAGCCGGACGATAAGGCGGCAGTCCGCAGACATCGACCGACACTTCTGTGCCGCCCGGAATATCCCGGAAAGTTACAATGCCTCTAATCCGTGGAGCAAGCGGGCCGCCTTTTATTCTCGCCACGGCAGTCCTTGTTGGCAGACCGGTATCAGGCCAACATTGATCAAGCGATTTGCATTTCCAGCACAAACATTTATTGTGTTCTGGATCTGTCTGATAACGCCTAGGGTCATTCATTTTATTCACCCTCCGTTAGATAGAATCAGTCATTTAGTTTATACTATGATAGAGGGTAAAAAATGTTTAAAAATCAGCCAATATTGCCAATGTTTGTGAAAAGGATTTAACAACAGCGGAAAATAGGACCCTGCTGGATAATTGGCAAGATGATAGTCAACGTTATTTTCTCAGCGTGCAGGTATTGCAGTTCGGGATTAACTATGATAGCGTTATTGCGACAAGAGAAACAGTGAAACTGATTTCTTATAATGTACGCTTATGTAAGATATGAGATAAAATCCTAACAATGATGAGGAGTTAATCAATATGAAAGATGATCATAGTATAGTGCAGTGGCAGGATGCAGTACATCGTGCTGCAAAGGGGATTCGGCGAAGAGTCTTGGAGCATACCGTGAACAGCAACGGCGGCTATTTAAGTCAAGCTTGCTCGTCAGCAGAAATTTTCGCGGCTTTGTATCTTAAAATGATGAAGCTGGGGCCAGTTGATGCTCCGATCATTCCGCCGCGGTTTCCTGGTGTTCCAGGTCCCAATAATCCCAATAGTTTTACTGGTGCAGCCTTCAACGGTCCTCAAGCGCCACATCTCGATAGATTTATTCTGTCTCCGGCTCAGTATGCGCTGGTGCTTTATGCCGCTCTTGAAGAATTTGGAAGAATGGCCCCAGAAGGGCTGCTGCAGTTTAACCAGGATGGCGGCACGGTTGAAATGATTGGTGCCGAGCATTCACCAGGCATGGAGGTTATGACAGGTTCATTAGGACAGGGGTTAAGTCAGGCTGCCGGGATCGCTATGGCCCGCAAGCTGCGGGACGATAGTGGAAAGGTGTGGGTCTTTATGTCTGATGGAGAATTTCAATCCGGTCAGAACTGGGAAGCGATCCAGTCAATGGCCTATCATCAGCTTGATAATATGTGGCTCATTGTTGATGTGAATGGTCAACAGTGTGATGGTGAAATTTGCTCGGTTATGACTATTGAACCGTTTGATAAACGCTTGGAGGCTTTTGGCGCTCGGGTATTTCGGGTAAATGGTCATGATATTGAGGCAATGGCTGCTATTGCCGAGCTTGAAGCTGATGGCAGACCCTCTGTCATTTTGGCAGACACTAATCCCTGCCAAGGGCTGGACCTGCTCAAAGCACGAGTTCCTAAGCTGCATTATGTGCGTTTTGCATCAAGTGACGAGCGGCTGCAATATCAAAAAGCTATTGAAATATTTAATCAATAAGGAGTATCAGATGATATGGAAATACTAGCCAAGGTTCATGCCAAGAATCTGGTCGAATGGGCGAGGCATAAGCCTGAAGTGGTCGTTATGTCAGCTGATTTGACCAGTTCAACTGAAATAGATCTATTTCGCGACGCTTATCCGGAGCGTTTTTTCTCCATGGGCATTGCTGAACAAAACATGCTCAGTTTTGCTGGCGGGATGGCCCGGGAAGGTTACGTTCCGTTCATACATACATTCGCTGTTTTTATTTATCGCCGCGCGTATGATCAGATTGCCATGTCGGTCTCCTATCCTAACTTACCGGTAAAAATGTTTGGCTTTTTACCAGGAATCACAACCCCTGGCGGAGCTACTCATCAAGCTATTGAGGATATTGCTGTCATGCGGGCATTACCAAACATGACTATTCTGGAATGTGGTGATGCCACTGATGTGGAAAGCGTATTGGATGTTGCTCAAAGTGTCAACGGACCCGTG
Protein-coding regions in this window:
- the yxbG gene encoding putative oxidoreductase YxbG, which codes for MTKTCLVTGGAQGIGAAIARAFASRGYDIIIIDIDQQACQETSEAIGAAGGRAGYYVIDIKNEQSVAGVMADLAKQAITIDILINNAGISQATPLEAPMQEWDKVMNTNLRGAYLMVKYGLDLLKAGSSIINIASTRAIMSEADWHAYAAAKGGLVALTHSLAISLGESGIRVNAISPGWIEVSEWQKSSNRHAADLRPCDMKQHPVGRVGKPEDIAAACLFLASEEAGFITGTNLVVDGGMTVKMIYEK
- a CDS encoding permease, with protein sequence MIVLDVLGIVGTIAFALAGALTGIQKKLDVFGVLMLAITTAAGGGILRDLLIGNTPPVAFRDPTFVMISIVSAIAACLVYRQITRFNHVIQFCDAIGLGAFTAAGANMAIQYDINTPFIMIVLGVTTGVGGGVIRDLFVQEIPFVFRKEIYAVASIVGAACLYYTQSILPDTAPAYLCFIVTSVIRILSIVYDIHLPVL
- the sodC gene encoding hypothetical protein, with protein sequence MNDPRRYQTDPEHNKCLCWKCKSLDQCWPDTGLPTRTAVARIKGGPLAPRIRGIVTFRDIPGGTEVSVDVCGLPPYRPAQGNRQPVGPHGFHLHENCSCEVGDPEDPFTAAGSHWNPTNQPHGNHAGDFPVLFSNHGRATMTFFTDKFQVADIIDKTVIIHENPDDYRTQPSGNSGKRLACGIIRWARHLSD
- a CDS encoding transketolase; translated protein: MKDDHSIVQWQDAVHRAAKGIRRRVLEHTVNSNGGYLSQACSSAEIFAALYLKMMKLGPVDAPIIPPRFPGVPGPNNPNSFTGAAFNGPQAPHLDRFILSPAQYALVLYAALEEFGRMAPEGLLQFNQDGGTVEMIGAEHSPGMEVMTGSLGQGLSQAAGIAMARKLRDDSGKVWVFMSDGEFQSGQNWEAIQSMAYHQLDNMWLIVDVNGQQCDGEICSVMTIEPFDKRLEAFGARVFRVNGHDIEAMAAIAELEADGRPSVILADTNPCQGLDLLKARVPKLHYVRFASSDERLQYQKAIEIFNQ